A DNA window from Moorella thermoacetica contains the following coding sequences:
- a CDS encoding lytic transglycosylase domain-containing protein, giving the protein MNIETLAPVIAAWAKMQATSASLANESKQSFNTIFLLALLAQMEPDRGLTPAGPTTAAGRLADGSQVDRTGAPAPSNTSLETLISEVAARYGLPASLLKGVVTAESGFNPRAVSPAGAIGLMQLMPATARALGVNDPFDPAANLDGGARYLKQMLDRFQGDIRMALAAYNAGPGAVEHYRGVPPYRETRAYIDKVLTAARKFESLV; this is encoded by the coding sequence ATGAATATCGAAACCCTGGCACCGGTAATAGCTGCCTGGGCGAAAATGCAGGCAACTTCTGCCAGCTTGGCTAACGAGAGCAAGCAAAGCTTCAATACCATTTTTCTCCTGGCTCTCCTGGCCCAAATGGAACCTGACCGGGGCCTAACCCCCGCCGGGCCAACTACTGCTGCCGGTCGCCTGGCGGACGGGTCTCAGGTGGATAGAACCGGAGCTCCCGCACCTTCTAATACGAGCCTTGAGACTTTAATCAGCGAAGTGGCTGCCAGGTACGGTTTACCAGCGTCGCTTCTCAAAGGAGTAGTCACGGCGGAATCCGGCTTTAATCCCCGGGCCGTTTCTCCGGCCGGGGCCATAGGCCTCATGCAACTCATGCCGGCTACAGCCAGGGCCCTGGGGGTAAATGACCCCTTTGACCCGGCGGCCAATCTGGACGGCGGCGCCCGTTACCTGAAACAAATGCTGGACCGCTTCCAGGGAGATATCCGTATGGCCCTGGCGGCGTATAATGCCGGTCCCGGAGCCGTCGAGCACTACCGCGGTGTACCTCCTTACCGGGAGACCCGGGCATATATTGATAAGGTCCTGACCGCGGCCCGCAAATTTGAGAGTTTAGTTTGA
- the dsrK gene encoding sulfate reduction electron transfer complex DsrMKJOP subunit DsrK yields the protein MAAIPKPEELVKINYRPPRTGWMDTPVQFRRGNYLYAAKPKSLEVVGLPNPREWSPEDEDWKLPENWQEIILEGLRERLGRFRSLQVFMDICVRCGACADKCHFFIGTGDPKNMPVLRAELLRSVYRRDFTTAGKLLGRLVGARDLTVDVLKEWFYYFFQCTECRRCSLFCPYGIDTAEITMIGRELLNLVGCNIDWIASPVANCYRTGNHVGIEPHAFKDMVEFCVDEIENITGIRVEPTFNRKGAEVLFIAPSGDVFADPGTYTLMGYLMLFHEIGLDYTWSTYASEGGNFGMFTSHEMMKRLNAKMYAEAKRLGVKWILGGECGHMWRVINQYMDTMNGPADFLEVPVSPITGTRFENAKSTKMVHITEFTADLIKHNKLKLDPSRNDNLRVTFHDSCNPARSMGLFEEPRYIIKHVCNNFFEMPENTIREKTFCCGSGAGLNADEYMEMRMRGGLPRANAVKYVHEKYGVNMLACICAVDRAVFPALMEYWVPGVGVTGVHELVGNALVMKGEKERTTNLRGEPLPGKEGAVDGDVS from the coding sequence ATGGCAGCTATTCCTAAACCTGAGGAATTAGTAAAGATAAATTACCGGCCTCCCCGGACGGGGTGGATGGATACTCCGGTGCAATTCCGGCGGGGCAACTACCTATACGCCGCTAAACCCAAGAGCCTGGAAGTCGTCGGCCTGCCCAATCCCAGGGAATGGTCGCCGGAAGACGAGGATTGGAAACTACCGGAAAACTGGCAGGAGATTATCCTGGAAGGTCTGCGGGAACGCCTGGGACGCTTCCGCTCGCTGCAGGTTTTCATGGATATCTGCGTCCGCTGTGGCGCCTGTGCCGATAAATGCCATTTCTTCATCGGCACCGGCGATCCCAAGAATATGCCTGTCCTGCGGGCCGAGCTCCTGCGCTCGGTATACCGTCGCGACTTTACTACCGCCGGTAAGCTCCTGGGAAGACTCGTCGGCGCCAGGGATTTAACGGTCGATGTCCTGAAGGAATGGTTCTACTACTTTTTTCAGTGCACCGAGTGCCGCCGCTGCTCCCTCTTCTGCCCCTACGGCATTGATACGGCGGAAATCACCATGATCGGCCGGGAACTCCTCAACCTGGTCGGGTGCAATATCGACTGGATTGCTTCTCCGGTGGCCAACTGCTACCGCACCGGGAACCACGTCGGCATCGAACCCCACGCCTTCAAGGATATGGTGGAGTTCTGTGTCGACGAAATCGAAAACATAACCGGCATCAGGGTGGAACCTACCTTCAACCGCAAGGGGGCGGAGGTGCTCTTTATCGCCCCTTCCGGCGACGTTTTCGCTGACCCCGGGACCTACACCCTCATGGGCTATCTTATGCTCTTCCACGAGATCGGCCTGGATTACACCTGGAGTACCTACGCTTCCGAGGGCGGCAACTTTGGTATGTTCACCTCCCACGAAATGATGAAGAGGCTCAACGCCAAGATGTACGCCGAGGCCAAACGCCTGGGGGTGAAGTGGATCCTTGGGGGCGAGTGCGGCCACATGTGGCGGGTCATTAACCAGTATATGGATACCATGAACGGCCCGGCCGATTTCCTGGAAGTGCCCGTTTCCCCCATCACCGGCACGAGGTTTGAGAACGCCAAATCAACCAAGATGGTCCATATCACCGAATTTACGGCGGACTTGATCAAGCACAATAAGCTAAAACTGGACCCCAGCCGCAACGATAACCTGCGGGTTACCTTCCATGACTCCTGCAACCCGGCGCGATCCATGGGGCTTTTTGAGGAACCGCGTTACATCATCAAGCATGTCTGCAATAATTTCTTCGAGATGCCCGAGAACACCATCAGGGAAAAGACTTTTTGCTGTGGCAGCGGTGCCGGCCTTAACGCTGATGAATATATGGAGATGCGGATGCGGGGCGGCCTGCCCCGGGCCAATGCAGTAAAGTATGTTCACGAAAAATACGGCGTTAATATGCTGGCCTGCATCTGTGCCGTGGACCGGGCCGTCTTCCCGGCCTTGATGGAGTACTGGGTACCCGGGGTTGGAGTCACCGGCGTCCATGAGCTGGTGGGCAATGCCCTGGTAATGAAGGGTGAAAAAGAGAGAACGACTAACCTGCGGGGTGAACCCTTGCCCGGCAAAGAAGGGGCGGTAGATGGCGATGTATCGTGA
- a CDS encoding cyclic lactone autoinducer peptide: protein MKRLFFALAANLAVFVALLGVRPTSWLAWYQPETPPELLK, encoded by the coding sequence ATGAAGCGACTGTTCTTTGCCCTGGCTGCCAATCTGGCCGTTTTTGTCGCCCTTTTAGGTGTCCGGCCCACCAGTTGGCTAGCTTGGTACCAGCCGGAAACGCCGCCGGAGTTGCTGAAATAG
- a CDS encoding IS1634 family transposase, giving the protein MARLCDVLKIAEIIDAVVEWDPAQCHLSPGNRVKALIINLLVDREALYHVERFYENQDLEVLFGAEQQVRPEDLNDDALGRALDKLFTSGQLKKLFSSIALTAAATHNVPIEGIHVDTTSISVHGAYEGERDLDITFGFSKDHRPNLKQFLIGLTVNRDGLPILAQSLDGNSSDKSWYPRLSRKQKDWTQYKYDLAKNAELKVVNNELITSTKEEALKYLKEMQDVCNP; this is encoded by the coding sequence ATCGCCAGGTTATGTGACGTCCTGAAGATAGCAGAAATCATTGATGCCGTAGTCGAATGGGACCCGGCCCAGTGCCATCTTTCCCCGGGAAATCGGGTTAAGGCGCTGATCATTAATCTTCTGGTAGACCGGGAGGCCCTCTATCATGTGGAGCGCTTTTATGAGAACCAGGACCTGGAGGTTTTGTTTGGAGCTGAGCAACAGGTCCGGCCTGAAGATTTAAACGATGATGCCCTGGGCCGGGCCCTGGATAAACTCTTCACCAGCGGCCAGCTGAAGAAGTTGTTCTCCAGCATTGCTTTAACTGCCGCCGCCACCCACAACGTGCCCATTGAAGGCATCCATGTGGATACCACCTCTATATCCGTGCATGGCGCCTATGAGGGCGAAAGAGATTTAGACATCACCTTCGGTTTTAGCAAAGATCATCGCCCCAACCTCAAACAATTTCTCATCGGCTTGACCGTAAATAGAGATGGGTTGCCCATTTTGGCTCAGAGCTTGGACGGCAATAGCAGTGATAAGTCCTGGTACCCCAGGTTATCGAGGAAGCAAAAAGACTGGACACAATATAAATATGATCTAGCAAAAAACGCTGAATTAAAGGTTGTTAATAACGAATTGATAACCTCAACTAAAGAAGAGGCTTTGAAATACCTAAAAGAAATGCAAGATGTTTGTAATCCTTAA
- a CDS encoding cyclic lactone autoinducer peptide — protein sequence MEHLFFALAANHAVFVALLGVRPTSWMAWYQPETPLELLK from the coding sequence ATGGAGCACCTGTTTTTTGCCCTGGCTGCCAACCATGCCGTCTTTGTGGCTCTTTTAGGTGTCCGGCCCACCAGCTGGATGGCCTGGTATCAGCCGGAAACACCACTGGAGTTGCTGAAATAG
- a CDS encoding sensor histidine kinase, whose amino-acid sequence MGRQNTNYWILIILLGQTFLLNIAVQNLQLSPYAGIQPITLGANLVSLSFYFMTLLLIKKLLDIKEQQKLLGQKEKEMDSLQNLLRTVRAQRHDIINHLDTVYALLSLGREVPAREYTGQLVQVAANTSHLLRLEQPVVAAFLQNKASQAMARGITFYIDVRADLKGLKVKPYALVTVLGNILENAMEAVEPLPGEQRLIQLDISRSETGYIFSISNSGPPLDSAMKEAIFRPGVSTKGLDRGLGLATVWEMVISHGGTIEVETDPVTFRVKFPV is encoded by the coding sequence ATGGGCAGACAAAATACCAATTATTGGATTTTAATTATCCTGCTTGGCCAGACTTTTCTATTAAATATAGCGGTGCAAAACCTCCAGCTTTCCCCGTATGCCGGTATTCAGCCCATCACCCTGGGCGCCAACCTGGTTAGCCTCTCCTTCTACTTTATGACCCTGCTGTTAATCAAAAAATTGTTGGATATAAAGGAGCAACAAAAGCTTTTAGGGCAAAAAGAAAAGGAAATGGACAGCCTGCAAAACCTTCTTCGCACCGTGCGTGCCCAGAGACACGATATTATCAACCACCTGGATACCGTGTATGCCCTGCTCTCCCTTGGAAGAGAGGTGCCGGCTAGAGAATATACCGGCCAGTTGGTCCAGGTGGCGGCCAATACAAGCCATTTGCTGCGGTTGGAGCAACCGGTCGTCGCCGCTTTTTTACAGAATAAAGCCAGCCAGGCTATGGCCAGGGGAATAACCTTCTATATCGATGTGCGTGCAGACTTAAAAGGGCTAAAGGTTAAGCCCTATGCCCTTGTCACCGTCCTGGGCAATATCCTGGAGAACGCCATGGAAGCTGTGGAACCGCTACCTGGGGAACAACGTCTTATCCAACTAGATATATCCAGATCTGAGACGGGATATATCTTTAGTATCAGCAATTCGGGGCCTCCCCTGGACTCGGCCATGAAAGAGGCTATCTTCCGGCCCGGCGTATCCACCAAAGGGCTGGACCGGGGGTTAGGCCTGGCAACAGTGTGGGAGATGGTAATAAGTCATGGTGGCACTATCGAAGTAGAGACTGATCCGGTAACTTTCCGGGTGAAGTTCCCGGTATGA
- the dsrO gene encoding sulfate reduction electron transfer complex DsrMKJOP subunit DsrO has product METSRRNFLKLGGAWALGLAILPAVKGFAANNPEHLVNPKAMAGKRWGLVIDMQKCWPRYQAGCRRCFDTCRREHNIPDIGNKKEEIKWIWTEPYGDAFPDQQHELMAEDIKNNPFIVLCNHCDKPPCVRVCPTRATFKRQDGIVMIDYHRCIGCRYCMAACPYGARSFNFRDPRPYIKELNPAYPTREKGVVEKCTLCVERIDTGLPPACVEVCPAKAITFGDLEDPSSEARQLLKNRYTIQRKPELGTHPSIYYIV; this is encoded by the coding sequence ATGGAAACTAGCAGGAGGAACTTCTTAAAACTGGGTGGCGCCTGGGCCCTGGGGCTCGCCATCCTGCCGGCGGTTAAGGGGTTCGCGGCCAACAATCCGGAACACCTGGTTAATCCGAAGGCCATGGCCGGTAAAAGGTGGGGCCTGGTCATCGATATGCAGAAGTGCTGGCCCCGATATCAGGCAGGTTGCCGCAGGTGTTTCGATACCTGCAGGCGGGAGCACAACATTCCTGATATCGGTAACAAGAAAGAAGAGATAAAGTGGATCTGGACGGAACCCTACGGGGATGCCTTCCCCGACCAGCAACACGAGTTGATGGCAGAGGACATCAAGAATAACCCCTTTATAGTTCTCTGCAACCACTGTGACAAACCGCCATGCGTGCGGGTCTGCCCCACCAGGGCAACCTTTAAACGCCAGGATGGTATTGTTATGATTGATTATCATCGCTGTATCGGTTGCCGTTATTGTATGGCCGCCTGCCCATACGGGGCCAGGAGTTTCAATTTCCGGGACCCCAGGCCCTATATTAAGGAATTGAATCCTGCCTATCCCACCCGGGAAAAGGGCGTAGTCGAAAAGTGTACCCTCTGTGTCGAGCGGATTGATACCGGGTTGCCGCCGGCCTGCGTCGAGGTCTGCCCGGCAAAGGCCATAACCTTTGGCGATCTGGAAGATCCCAGTTCGGAGGCAAGACAGCTTCTGAAAAACCGGTATACCATCCAGCGTAAACCCGAACTGGGCACCCATCCCAGTATTTACTATATAGTCTAG
- the dsrM gene encoding sulfate reduction electron transfer complex DsrMKJOP subunit DsrM, whose product MGITISLLVIAALLFIVILGAGVFHLYFLFGVVVPYLAIATFLLGIIYRVIKWARVPVPFHIPTTAGQQKSLPWIKASTFDNPATAAGVVGRMALEILFFRSLFRNTKFELHEGPKLTYHWEKWLWLAALVFHWSFFIIFFRHLRFFTEPVPGFVPFLESLDGFLRVGVRALYLTDIGILVAVTYLFLRRVFIPQVRYISLPADYFPLMLIFGLAFSGILMRYFYRVDVTAVKELTMGLVTLKPSVPAGAGLLFYIHLFLASVLGAYFPFSKLMHMGGVFLSPTRNLANNSRAYRHINPWNYPVPVHTYAEYEDEFRDKMKLAGLPLEKE is encoded by the coding sequence ATGGGCATTACCATTTCTTTGCTAGTTATTGCCGCGCTCCTTTTTATCGTTATCCTGGGTGCAGGGGTTTTCCACCTGTATTTTCTCTTCGGGGTGGTAGTCCCCTACCTGGCCATTGCTACTTTTTTATTGGGGATCATTTATCGCGTCATCAAGTGGGCCCGGGTGCCGGTACCCTTTCATATTCCGACAACGGCCGGGCAGCAGAAATCCCTGCCCTGGATTAAAGCCAGCACCTTCGATAACCCGGCCACTGCGGCAGGCGTTGTCGGCAGGATGGCCCTGGAAATCCTTTTCTTCCGTTCCCTTTTCCGCAATACCAAGTTTGAGCTGCACGAAGGGCCCAAACTCACCTACCACTGGGAAAAATGGCTCTGGCTGGCGGCCCTGGTTTTTCACTGGTCCTTTTTCATCATTTTTTTTAGGCACCTGCGGTTTTTCACCGAACCGGTTCCCGGTTTCGTACCCTTCCTGGAGAGTCTGGATGGTTTTTTACGGGTAGGTGTCCGGGCCCTCTACTTGACGGATATCGGTATCCTGGTAGCCGTTACCTATCTCTTCCTACGGCGGGTTTTTATCCCCCAGGTACGTTATATCTCCCTGCCGGCCGACTATTTCCCTCTCATGTTAATCTTCGGCCTGGCATTTTCGGGGATATTAATGCGCTACTTTTACCGGGTGGACGTTACTGCGGTGAAGGAACTGACCATGGGGTTAGTTACTTTGAAACCCAGCGTGCCGGCAGGGGCGGGGTTGCTGTTTTATATCCACCTCTTCCTAGCCAGTGTCCTGGGGGCCTATTTCCCCTTCAGCAAGCTTATGCATATGGGCGGCGTCTTTCTCAGCCCGACCCGCAACCTGGCCAATAACAGCCGGGCTTACCGGCACATCAACCCGTGGAATTATCCGGTCCCGGTCCACACCTATGCCGAATACGAGGATGAGTTCCGGGACAAGATGAAGCTCGCCGGTTTGCCGTTAGAGAAAGAATAG
- a CDS encoding RsbRD N-terminal domain-containing protein, whose product MANKKTAVVNRWFQLLAEEYPPETARFLLREKDQFANPVGHTIQEAVTGLFDILLEGGEAGSASRYLDSLLRIQAVQDFPPSRAIGGILHIKKIIGEELAGEIRAAGIHPEEIRLFASRVDRLALAAFDIYMACREKLYEIRVQEVKNRIARLLQKANLLEKV is encoded by the coding sequence TTGGCGAATAAAAAGACCGCCGTGGTAAACAGGTGGTTTCAGCTCCTGGCGGAGGAGTATCCCCCGGAAACGGCCCGCTTTTTACTGCGGGAAAAGGACCAGTTTGCTAATCCGGTGGGCCATACCATCCAGGAGGCCGTTACGGGCTTGTTTGATATCCTCCTGGAGGGAGGAGAAGCCGGCAGTGCCTCGAGGTACCTGGACAGCCTGCTCCGTATTCAGGCGGTCCAGGATTTTCCCCCTTCCCGGGCTATCGGCGGTATTTTGCACATAAAGAAAATCATCGGCGAGGAGCTGGCAGGCGAAATCAGGGCGGCCGGAATCCACCCGGAAGAGATACGCCTCTTTGCCTCCCGGGTTGACCGGCTGGCCCTAGCCGCCTTTGACATCTATATGGCCTGCCGGGAGAAGCTTTATGAGATCCGGGTTCAAGAAGTAAAAAACCGGATCGCCAGATTACTGCAAAAAGCCAATCTCCTTGAGAAGGTGTGA
- a CDS encoding thioredoxin family protein — MELKVLGGGCANCHKLEQLCRQVVDELGFQASVELVTDIKEIMKYGIMSTPALVVNGKVAVAGRVPDKARLTSILTSAAAE, encoded by the coding sequence ATGGAGCTTAAAGTCCTGGGTGGCGGTTGCGCCAATTGTCACAAACTGGAACAGCTTTGCCGGCAGGTAGTCGATGAACTCGGATTCCAGGCCAGTGTCGAGCTGGTTACCGACATCAAGGAGATAATGAAGTACGGCATAATGAGCACCCCGGCCCTGGTGGTCAACGGCAAGGTAGCCGTAGCCGGCCGGGTCCCGGATAAAGCCCGGTTAACCAGTATACTCACCAGTGCTGCGGCTGAGTAA
- the dsrP gene encoding sulfate reduction electron transfer complex DsrMKJOP subunit DsrP yields MIARAFNGSKRYWSWVVFLLVLAGIGFACYLVQFNRGLTVTGMSRDVSWGLYIGQLTFLVGVAASAVMLVLPYYLHNVKAFGRITILGEFLAVAAIIMCLLFVFVDLGKPMRLLNMILYPTPNSILFWDMVVLTGYLLLNIVIGWTMLEAEYKTVAPPKWVKILIYISIPWAISIHTVTAFLYAGLPGRHYWLTAIMAARFLASAFASGPALLIVLCFIIRKVSKFDPGREAIDKLAAIVTYATIISVFFVGLEFFTAFYSQVPAHGMDSLIYLFAGLDGHAKLVPLMWLFAVLAVIALVLLINPRTRNREATLIAACGAVFISMWLEKGIGLVIGGFIPNAFNRVTEYSPTPLEMLITLGIWAVGALILTFLYKIAIAVKEDLL; encoded by the coding sequence ATGATTGCCAGGGCTTTTAACGGCAGCAAAAGGTACTGGAGCTGGGTAGTATTCCTGCTAGTCCTGGCCGGCATAGGGTTCGCCTGTTACCTGGTCCAGTTCAACCGGGGCCTGACAGTTACCGGTATGAGCCGGGACGTTTCCTGGGGCCTGTATATTGGCCAGCTAACCTTCCTGGTAGGGGTGGCCGCTTCGGCAGTAATGCTGGTGCTGCCCTACTATCTTCATAATGTCAAAGCCTTTGGGCGTATTACTATCCTGGGGGAGTTCCTGGCGGTGGCCGCCATCATCATGTGCTTACTCTTTGTTTTCGTCGACCTTGGGAAACCCATGCGCCTGCTGAACATGATCCTCTACCCGACCCCCAACTCCATCCTCTTCTGGGATATGGTTGTGTTAACTGGTTACCTCCTTCTCAATATTGTCATCGGCTGGACCATGCTGGAAGCGGAATATAAGACGGTAGCCCCGCCAAAATGGGTTAAGATTTTGATCTATATATCCATCCCCTGGGCCATCAGCATCCATACGGTTACGGCTTTTCTTTACGCCGGCCTGCCGGGGCGCCATTACTGGCTGACAGCCATTATGGCCGCCCGCTTCCTGGCCTCGGCCTTTGCCTCGGGTCCGGCCCTGCTGATTGTCCTGTGCTTCATTATCAGGAAGGTCAGCAAGTTTGACCCCGGCCGTGAGGCTATCGACAAGCTGGCAGCCATCGTTACCTATGCCACCATTATCAGCGTCTTCTTTGTGGGCCTGGAATTCTTCACTGCCTTTTATAGCCAGGTTCCGGCCCATGGTATGGATAGCCTTATCTATCTCTTTGCCGGCCTGGATGGCCATGCTAAATTAGTTCCTTTGATGTGGCTGTTTGCCGTCCTGGCTGTAATAGCCCTTGTTTTGCTAATCAATCCCCGCACCCGGAACAGGGAGGCTACCCTGATAGCCGCCTGCGGCGCGGTATTTATCTCCATGTGGTTGGAAAAGGGTATTGGTTTGGTAATCGGCGGCTTTATTCCCAACGCCTTCAACCGGGTGACGGAATACAGCCCTACTCCCCTGGAGATGTTGATCACCCTGGGTATCTGGGCCGTCGGGGCCCTCATCCTGACTTTTCTTTATAAAATTGCTATTGCGGTTAAAGAAGATTTGCTTTAA
- a CDS encoding LytR/AlgR family response regulator transcription factor — translation MLTGIIADDNEIERLYFCKLLEETNEVKILAEAQDGLTVLDLVTRLRPDIAFLDIEMPGPNGLEVAREILTLAPETLIVFFTAYRDFAVEAFALNSVDYLLKPFDAFRVRKTVAKVQEKLAAREVIKKPGGGRLDKLAIRNKGRIFLINLDEIIFIEKSGKNTTIIHTDRKDFHTPQTIAELEQQLARHSFFQRVHKSYLINLNMVESISPFGGNSFIVKFSGCKKDAIISRGNIDLVKKHLKIS, via the coding sequence ATGCTAACGGGCATTATTGCTGATGACAATGAAATTGAAAGGTTGTATTTCTGCAAGCTACTGGAAGAAACTAATGAGGTTAAAATTTTGGCTGAAGCTCAGGACGGCTTGACGGTTTTAGATCTGGTTACCAGGTTGCGGCCGGACATTGCCTTTCTGGATATCGAAATGCCGGGGCCCAACGGCCTAGAAGTAGCCCGGGAAATTCTTACCTTAGCGCCCGAAACCTTAATTGTCTTTTTCACTGCCTATCGGGACTTTGCCGTGGAAGCCTTTGCCCTAAACAGTGTTGATTATTTGTTGAAACCCTTTGACGCTTTCCGGGTCAGGAAAACCGTGGCCAAAGTCCAGGAGAAGCTGGCAGCCCGGGAAGTTATAAAGAAACCTGGTGGCGGGAGGCTAGACAAACTGGCAATCAGAAACAAGGGCAGGATATTCTTAATTAATCTCGACGAGATCATTTTCATAGAAAAGAGCGGGAAAAACACCACCATAATCCATACAGATCGAAAGGACTTCCATACGCCTCAAACCATCGCCGAACTGGAACAGCAACTGGCGAGGCATAGTTTTTTCCAAAGGGTTCATAAATCATATTTAATCAATTTAAACATGGTTGAAAGTATTAGCCCTTTTGGCGGTAACTCCTTTATCGTTAAGTTTAGCGGTTGTAAAAAAGATGCTATTATTAGCAGGGGCAATATAGATTTAGTCAAAAAGCATCTAAAAATAAGCTAA
- a CDS encoding accessory gene regulator ArgB-like protein, producing MIHNLSLRLAKFFAFNGGMDASRVPVIAYGLELILGLFIKLLFFLIVPSLLGVLPQTLAALSASALFRLPAGGAHCTSFGRCLIGSLLAFTTIGLLTKLTGGLGQGTMPVFYIIVGLAVVTTIYLVPLDNSSRPVKKPEERLKMKKWALGVLAGYAIVAAVLPLGQDIILAASLGLTVQLLTLLPLGHKAMYYLDYLLIKLSPHITRAGR from the coding sequence GTGATCCATAACCTCTCCCTGCGGCTGGCAAAATTTTTCGCTTTTAACGGTGGCATGGATGCCAGCCGGGTCCCGGTAATCGCCTATGGCCTGGAACTAATCCTGGGACTATTTATCAAACTACTCTTTTTCCTGATTGTTCCTTCCCTCCTGGGCGTTTTACCCCAGACCCTGGCGGCCCTGTCTGCTTCCGCCTTATTTCGTCTGCCTGCCGGCGGCGCCCATTGCACCTCCTTCGGGCGCTGCTTGATAGGGAGTCTGTTAGCCTTTACAACAATTGGCCTTCTGACCAAACTAACAGGGGGATTGGGTCAAGGGACAATGCCGGTGTTTTATATCATAGTGGGTTTGGCCGTTGTGACAACCATTTATCTGGTCCCGCTGGACAACTCATCCCGACCGGTAAAAAAACCAGAAGAACGGCTGAAGATGAAAAAGTGGGCTTTAGGAGTCCTGGCCGGATATGCAATAGTGGCGGCAGTGTTACCATTAGGCCAGGATATCATTTTGGCCGCTTCCCTAGGATTAACAGTCCAGTTGCTTACATTGCTACCCTTGGGACATAAAGCGATGTACTATTTAGACTACCTGTTAATCAAACTTTCTCCTCATATTACACGCGCAGGGAGGTGA
- the dsrJ gene encoding sulfate reduction electron transfer complex DsrMKJOP subunit DsrJ encodes MYRDARYIITGLVIFVGLMTFPFWSNAGRAAPAPAPNLDTPAIRQLPAKQCIEATQYMRAYHMQLLNDWRTQVVRDGKEIYVASDGKQYTMSLENTCFQCHSNKAEFCDQCHTYAGVEPDCWSCHIEPKENK; translated from the coding sequence ATGTATCGTGATGCCCGTTATATCATAACCGGCCTGGTGATCTTTGTGGGTTTGATGACCTTCCCCTTTTGGTCCAATGCCGGCCGGGCCGCCCCGGCGCCGGCACCAAACCTGGATACCCCAGCTATCCGCCAGTTACCCGCAAAGCAGTGTATCGAGGCTACCCAGTATATGCGCGCTTACCATATGCAGTTGTTGAATGATTGGCGGACCCAGGTGGTCAGGGACGGCAAGGAGATCTATGTCGCCAGCGATGGGAAACAGTATACCATGAGCCTGGAAAATACCTGTTTCCAGTGTCATAGCAATAAGGCCGAGTTTTGTGACCAGTGCCATACTTATGCCGGGGTAGAGCCGGACTGCTGGTCCTGTCATATCGAGCCAAAGGAGAATAAGTAA
- a CDS encoding cyclic lactone autoinducer peptide — MKRLFFALVANLAVLVALLGVRPTSWLAWYQPETSSELLK, encoded by the coding sequence ATGAAGCGCCTATTCTTTGCCCTGGTTGCCAACCTGGCCGTCCTTGTCGCTCTTTTAGGTGTCCGGCCCACCAGCTGGTTGGCCTGGTACCAGCCGGAAACGTCGTCGGAGTTGCTGAAATAG
- a CDS encoding DUF4878 domain-containing protein has translation MSISKRIIGLSGMGLLLIALLIGIAQQSFASQKVEDAARDTVTKVFDAAISGNYETVLEYTIDERHPQMTKEQRRQNIIDEQKQSSQLRVNRYDILSVEKVNDKKAYVTVKVYSPKNELTVKYPVFYNGIKWVIDITNSISIKDNGM, from the coding sequence ATGAGTATCTCAAAAAGGATTATTGGTCTTTCTGGTATGGGGTTACTTCTTATAGCTTTATTAATTGGGATTGCCCAGCAGTCTTTTGCTTCGCAAAAAGTTGAAGATGCTGCCAGGGATACTGTTACTAAAGTTTTTGATGCAGCTATATCAGGCAATTATGAAACCGTACTAGAGTATACAATTGATGAACGTCATCCTCAAATGACGAAGGAGCAAAGGCGGCAAAATATTATTGATGAACAAAAACAGTCAAGCCAGCTCAGGGTCAATAGATATGATATTCTTTCTGTGGAAAAAGTTAATGATAAAAAAGCCTATGTAACCGTAAAGGTATATAGTCCTAAAAATGAACTTACAGTAAAATATCCCGTTTTTTATAATGGAATAAAATGGGTTATAGATATAACAAACTCAATTAGCATTAAAGATAATGGGATGTAA